The Methanolobus sp. WCC4 genome includes the window GGTGCCACCAATGTACCAACAACCAACCCCTTCGCATAAGGGACACCTGTTACCTATCCATCAGGTGTCTCTTATCGAAACAACAGGAGGATAATATGACAGATATGAACGATGCAAAGAAAAAGTACATAGGAACACTGGTACGCCGTGATCAAACTATGTCCGTAACCAGGTCAGGTTCGATATCCATTGTTTCGTCTCTGGAAGCTAAATTGAGTCCTGATCAGATGTGTCGTCTGTCAAATATATCCCGTATGGGGTGAAATTGTATATATCACTATTATCTGAAAGTAAATTTAAAAGGGAATTGAATTGAGGATCATATGGACGAGAATCATAATGACATACAGATAACTTCGGGAGATGCACCTGAAACTCTCATGCGTCTTACTGATGTGTGGAAGATATACAGGATGGGAGAGGTCGAGTTTGCAGCCTTAAAAGGCATCGATCTGGAGATCATGCATGGTGAATTTGTAGTCATCCTCGGTCCCAGTGGCAGCGGTAAGAGTACAATGATGAACCTGCTGGGCTGCCTTGATCTTCCAAGCAAAGGAGTTGTTGAACTCAACAACAAGGACATTGCTAAAATGAAAGAATCAGAACTTGCCCAGATAAGGGGGCAACTTATTGGTTTTATTTTCCAGACGTTCAACCTGCTCCCTACTCTGAACACTATAGAGAATGTCATGCTGCCTTTAGAATTCCAGGAAGCAGATTCTGATGAATCATGGAAAAGAGCAGAAGAGCTTCTTGATGTAGTAAGTCTTGGAAATAAAAAGTACAACCTCCCTTCACAACTATCAGGAGGCCAGAGGCAAAGGGTTGCCATAGCAAGATCCCTTGCAGTAGACCCTAAAGTGATCCTTGCGGACGAACCAACTGGTAATCTCGATAGTGAAACAGGAAATTACATTCTTGAATTCCTCAGTGACCTTCACAGAAATGAAGGCAAGACTATCATAATGATAACTCACGATCCAGAATTGACAAAGTATGCGGATCGTGTTGTTCATATCAAAGACGGAATGGTGGATAATATAGAGATAATAAAGCGTGAAGCAATGTGATAAAGATGAAAAAAATATTATTACTTATGTTAGTGCTGTTGTTGCCAATAACCAATGCAGCAGCAGCTAGCCTGACTGCAGGTGCATCAGGGGTGAACGTGGATCTTTTGAGCCAGAGTCCCTATCCTGCCAGGCCAGGTGAGACCGTAGAGATAACACTCAGTTTACAAAATGAGGGAAGCAATGACCTTTCTGATGTCGTCGTATCTTTAGATGCTGAGTATCCGTTCAGTCAGGTATCCGGTGAATCATTGTCCAAGACCGTATCCTACATGGAAGCTCGTCAGGATGAGGATGATGCAACTTATCTAAAATTCAAGCTTAAGGTTGATTCTGATGTTTCAGACGGGACCTATGATATAGATGTGGTAGTGAAAGACAGTGAATCTGATTCCAGCTCAGTAACAACTCTTGAGGTAGAGGTTCAGGGTAAGGAATACGCTCAGATCGTTACCATTAGTGACTCGAGCATTGATGTTGCAACAGTAGAACCTCTTGAGTTTGTCATTACCAATACAGGTTCATCACCACTACAGAATATGGCTGTTTCATGGGAAGAATCAACCGGTACGATCTTGCCTGTATATTCCTCTAATACCAAGTACATAAGTTCCCTGGATGTCGATGAATCTGCTACAGTGGTATACTCTGTGATGGCAGATGTAGATGCTGATCCCGGACTGTATCAGCTTGATATCACACTTGAGTTCGAGGACTATGAATCAGACACGACTGTGATAGAAACCAAGGCCGGTCTGTTCGTAGGAGGAACCACTGACTTTGACCTGAGTTATTCCGAAAGTGACGAAGGTGAGGTTTCACTGTCCCTTGCGAACGTAGGTAACAATGAAGCTTACTCTGTGAAGGTCTCAATCCCTGAGCAGGACAATTTCCAGGCAACAGGAAGTACATCCACAATTGTCGGTAACCTTGAGAAAGGTGACTATACCATCACATCATTCTCAATAACCCAGACCAGTTCAATGCCATCCATGGGAGATGAGGATTCGACAGGTACAGCACAGGCTGAACCCACAGAGATGACTGCTGAAGACATGGAAGCAATGCAGGAAGAGATGGAAGCAAAGACCGAGCTTCTTGTCAACATAGAGTATACAGATTCTGCAGGACAGAGGCACACTGTGGAAAAAGCAGTTCAGATCGAGGAATTGACTGGTGGCACAATGGCAGCTGGAATGTCCGGCGGACCAGGAGGTCAGAGCTCATCATCTAACAGTAACCTGTTGTATGGTGCTGTGATCCTGGTAGTCGTAGTTGTAGGATTCAATTACAGAAAGAAGAAGATGATGAAAGAAGGCAACTATGTCCCACTCAACGTAGAGCTAAGGAATCTCAAGGC containing:
- a CDS encoding COG1361 S-layer family protein, translating into MKKILLLMLVLLLPITNAAAASLTAGASGVNVDLLSQSPYPARPGETVEITLSLQNEGSNDLSDVVVSLDAEYPFSQVSGESLSKTVSYMEARQDEDDATYLKFKLKVDSDVSDGTYDIDVVVKDSESDSSSVTTLEVEVQGKEYAQIVTISDSSIDVATVEPLEFVITNTGSSPLQNMAVSWEESTGTILPVYSSNTKYISSLDVDESATVVYSVMADVDADPGLYQLDITLEFEDYESDTTVIETKAGLFVGGTTDFDLSYSESDEGEVSLSLANVGNNEAYSVKVSIPEQDNFQATGSTSTIVGNLEKGDYTITSFSITQTSSMPSMGDEDSTGTAQAEPTEMTAEDMEAMQEEMEAKTELLVNIEYTDSAGQRHTVEKAVQIEELTGGTMAAGMSGGPGGQSSSSNSNLLYGAVILVVVVVGFNYRKKKMMKEGNYVPLNVELRNLKAKILKKEKQ
- a CDS encoding ABC transporter ATP-binding protein, with protein sequence MDENHNDIQITSGDAPETLMRLTDVWKIYRMGEVEFAALKGIDLEIMHGEFVVILGPSGSGKSTMMNLLGCLDLPSKGVVELNNKDIAKMKESELAQIRGQLIGFIFQTFNLLPTLNTIENVMLPLEFQEADSDESWKRAEELLDVVSLGNKKYNLPSQLSGGQRQRVAIARSLAVDPKVILADEPTGNLDSETGNYILEFLSDLHRNEGKTIIMITHDPELTKYADRVVHIKDGMVDNIEIIKREAM